A region of Candidatus Nezhaarchaeota archaeon DNA encodes the following proteins:
- a CDS encoding CPBP family intramembrane metalloprotease gives MMSIYLGIARSGLLSPLNVVLNVIFLMVFVGFVEETCFRGYVQSRPNEVFAKGHKQLVFKAWRVNYGKGLLLASIIFGLLHVINYANPLIPKCVLTWWMPIHITGCIVVGCLFGAIRESSGDVYVSASLHGSVMTTYTFLLTYTNELIPWYQPFY, from the coding sequence ATGATGTCGATATATCTGGGTATAGCTAGGTCTGGTTTGCTGTCCCCTCTTAATGTTGTACTGAATGTGATCTTCCTCATGGTCTTCGTTGGATTCGTTGAGGAGACTTGTTTTAGAGGTTATGTGCAGTCGAGGCCAAATGAGGTCTTCGCGAAGGGCCATAAACAACTTGTTTTTAAGGCTTGGAGAGTCAACTATGGGAAGGGATTGCTCCTCGCCTCCATAATTTTTGGCTTGCTGCACGTAATTAATTACGCGAACCCACTAATACCCAAATGCGTGCTAACGTGGTGGATGCCGATCCACATCACAGGATGTATTGTTGTAGGATGTCTGTTTGGTGCTATAAGAGAATCTTCTGGTGATGTCTATGTTTCAGCCTCTTTGCATGGAAGTGTAATGACCACTTACACTTTCTTACTAACATATACGAATGAGTTGATCCCTTGGTATCAGCCTTTCTATTAG
- a CDS encoding acyl-CoA dehydrogenase family protein — MPFELTEEQLEIKKAVREFCEKEFKPEIALELDRKEEFPLELYRKAAKLGFTSVGMPEEYGGGGYGVLETCLVVEEMCRADSSLGVAITSGTFGSQLIQFFGTKEQKEKYLPPLCRGDYISAAAFTEPNRGSDITRLDTVASKYGGEWWINGTKTFITNAPIADFIIILAQTDTKVRPTYRGQTLFVVDRGTPGLETTKLSNKMGIRCSVTGEVRLDNVKVTDWNIVGELNKGFYHTMQFLDVTRVAVGAQGVGIAQGAWEIAFKYAKQREAFGQPIIQHQLIGCTLAELATKIEAARLLTYRSAWLVDQGKLDPMLTSMAKLYASRVAMEATDFAIQTLGGYGYFAEYRVEKYHRDAKITEIYEGTSEIQKLTILRYLLSKY; from the coding sequence ATGCCGTTCGAATTAACTGAAGAACAGTTAGAGATAAAGAAGGCTGTAAGGGAGTTCTGCGAAAAAGAGTTCAAGCCGGAGATAGCTCTAGAACTTGACCGCAAAGAAGAGTTTCCTCTAGAGCTCTACAGAAAAGCTGCTAAACTGGGCTTTACAAGTGTGGGTATGCCAGAAGAGTATGGTGGAGGAGGCTATGGAGTTCTTGAGACATGCCTCGTAGTAGAGGAAATGTGTAGAGCAGACTCATCTCTTGGCGTGGCAATCACAAGTGGAACCTTCGGCAGTCAGTTAATACAGTTTTTCGGCACTAAAGAACAAAAGGAGAAATACCTTCCACCTCTATGTAGAGGAGATTACATCTCTGCGGCAGCCTTTACAGAGCCAAATAGGGGGAGCGACATTACTCGCTTAGATACAGTAGCCTCTAAATATGGAGGCGAGTGGTGGATAAATGGTACGAAGACATTCATAACAAATGCTCCAATAGCAGACTTCATAATAATTCTAGCACAAACAGACACTAAGGTTAGACCAACCTATAGAGGTCAGACGCTTTTTGTTGTTGATAGAGGGACGCCGGGTCTTGAGACTACGAAGCTGAGCAATAAGATGGGAATTAGGTGCTCAGTTACTGGTGAGGTGCGGCTTGACAACGTTAAAGTCACAGACTGGAACATCGTTGGTGAGCTTAATAAGGGCTTCTATCATACAATGCAATTTCTAGATGTTACGCGGGTGGCTGTGGGTGCTCAAGGTGTTGGTATCGCCCAAGGTGCGTGGGAGATAGCCTTCAAGTATGCGAAGCAGAGAGAAGCTTTTGGGCAACCAATAATACAGCACCAACTCATAGGTTGCACTTTAGCCGAGCTGGCTACGAAGATAGAGGCTGCCAGGCTATTAACTTACAGGTCTGCCTGGCTAGTAGACCAAGGAAAGCTAGATCCAATGCTAACATCCATGGCTAAGCTCTACGCAAGTCGTGTTGCTATGGAGGCCACCGACTTTGCTATTCAGACATTGGGTGGGTATGGCTATTTCGCAGAATACCGCGTTGAAAAGTATCATAGAGATGCTAAAATAACTGAGATCTACGAGGGTACAAGTGAAATCCAGAAATTAACAATACTTAGATACTTGCTCAGCAAGTACTAA
- a CDS encoding thiolase domain-containing protein codes for MKRVAVIGVGCSKFGNRSDVTISELAFEAFKPAIEDAGITPKDVEFVALSSAGAGAWYEENLPAVVVSEYCGLTGAGLLRSEAACASGSAAFATAYWTVASGQADIALAIGVEKMRQIDTPTMVEFIGRSGYYLWEFHLFGLTFPGYYALHATAHMAKYGTTEEDLALVAVKNHKYASMNPIAHLRNKVTVEEALSSPVIAAPLKLYDCCPISDGAAAVILASEDKVKELKVEDPVWVSAVGYACGTANLSKRRDYVGLDSTVKAAQMAYRLANITPDQLDVALVHDCFTIAEIMAYEDLGFCKKGEGAKLIREGQTEIGGKIPVNVDGGLKAKGHPIGATGCAMIYELTKQLRGEAVERSRQVPMKNYIGLAHNVGGTGHYCYVTILRR; via the coding sequence GTGAAGAGGGTAGCAGTCATTGGTGTTGGTTGCTCAAAGTTTGGCAATAGAAGTGATGTAACCATTTCAGAGCTAGCTTTTGAAGCTTTCAAACCCGCTATTGAAGATGCTGGGATAACTCCTAAAGACGTAGAGTTTGTAGCTCTATCTTCTGCTGGAGCAGGAGCATGGTATGAAGAGAACCTCCCTGCAGTAGTTGTATCAGAGTACTGTGGCTTGACAGGTGCAGGTCTCCTGCGCAGTGAAGCTGCTTGTGCTTCTGGAAGTGCAGCCTTTGCAACAGCTTATTGGACTGTAGCAAGCGGGCAAGCAGACATAGCCTTGGCCATTGGCGTCGAGAAGATGAGGCAAATCGACACACCAACAATGGTCGAGTTCATTGGAAGATCCGGCTATTACTTATGGGAGTTCCATCTCTTTGGCTTAACATTCCCAGGCTACTATGCTCTACACGCAACTGCTCACATGGCTAAATACGGTACAACAGAAGAGGACCTAGCATTAGTCGCCGTTAAAAACCATAAGTATGCGTCCATGAACCCCATAGCTCACCTTCGAAATAAAGTAACAGTTGAAGAAGCACTATCCTCGCCAGTTATTGCTGCACCCCTAAAGCTCTATGACTGTTGCCCGATATCTGATGGAGCGGCCGCTGTAATCCTTGCATCAGAGGATAAAGTAAAGGAACTTAAAGTTGAAGACCCAGTTTGGGTTTCTGCAGTAGGTTATGCTTGTGGGACAGCTAATTTAAGCAAGAGGCGCGATTACGTGGGATTGGACTCAACAGTTAAGGCTGCTCAAATGGCTTACAGGCTGGCTAACATTACGCCAGATCAACTTGATGTAGCTTTGGTCCACGACTGCTTCACCATAGCTGAAATAATGGCCTACGAGGATCTTGGCTTCTGCAAGAAGGGTGAAGGCGCCAAATTAATTCGAGAAGGTCAAACTGAGATAGGTGGAAAAATCCCAGTGAATGTTGATGGCGGCTTAAAGGCTAAAGGCCACCCTATAGGTGCAACAGGATGTGCTATGATATATGAGTTAACAAAGCAATTGAGAGGAGAAGCTGTAGAAAGAAGTAGACAGGTACCCATGAAGAATTACATCGGTCTAGCCCATAATGTAGGTGGAACAGGTCACTATTGCTACGTCACCATCTTGAGGAGGTAA
- a CDS encoding enoyl-CoA hydratase/isomerase family protein — protein MSKAYETLKIEREDSILWIVLNRPHRLNAFNDVMLEELADALDTAERDPSIRCVVITGEGDRAFSAGADITAFPRATPTLAEMASRMGQMVFSKIEAMSKPVIAAINGFALGGGLELALACDFRIAAEHAELGQPEINLGLLPGWGGTQRLVRVVGLAKAKEMIMLGTRVKADEALKMGLVHKVVPYEKLRDEALELAKRLSEGPPIAMKYAKQALNFGSQVPLEVGQRLESAYMGLVFSTEDLKEGIEAFMMRRKPAFKGK, from the coding sequence ATGAGTAAGGCCTATGAGACCTTAAAGATTGAGAGAGAAGACAGCATACTATGGATAGTTCTTAATCGTCCGCACAGGCTCAACGCCTTTAATGACGTCATGCTGGAGGAGCTCGCAGATGCATTAGATACTGCTGAAAGAGATCCATCGATAAGGTGCGTAGTAATAACTGGTGAAGGTGACAGAGCCTTTAGCGCTGGCGCGGACATTACTGCCTTCCCGAGAGCTACACCAACACTAGCTGAAATGGCCTCCAGAATGGGGCAGATGGTTTTCAGCAAGATAGAAGCCATGTCCAAACCAGTCATAGCAGCCATAAATGGATTCGCTTTAGGAGGTGGACTGGAGTTAGCCTTAGCATGCGACTTTAGAATAGCTGCTGAGCATGCCGAGCTTGGACAGCCAGAGATAAATCTAGGCCTCCTACCAGGTTGGGGTGGAACTCAAAGGCTTGTAAGGGTAGTAGGTTTAGCAAAGGCTAAAGAAATGATAATGCTTGGAACACGAGTTAAAGCTGATGAAGCCCTCAAAATGGGCTTAGTTCACAAGGTTGTACCCTATGAGAAGCTTAGAGATGAAGCTCTTGAACTTGCTAAGAGGCTAAGCGAGGGTCCACCAATAGCTATGAAGTATGCTAAACAAGCCTTAAACTTCGGGTCACAAGTCCCTCTCGAAGTAGGTCAGCGTCTAGAGTCAGCCTACATGGGCTTAGTCTTCTCCACAGAGGACTTGAAAGAGGGAATAGAAGCATTCATGATGAGACGAAAACCAGCATTCAAAGGAAAATAA
- a CDS encoding DUF998 domain-containing protein, with the protein MRFAWRFSGVAAAVLAWIVIFLSISRNSWFDFFRHALSDLGGSRASDPWVYNVGLVITGILASIYALYLASKSTGKIAVYASAFIFIAGIFLALIGVFPSGTRPHTFVSTWFFIQMWMAVITSAISFLVEKEVKLGALLLMLSAVGLLGALLIDWPSVALLEVFGIILIDIYVITLTVKH; encoded by the coding sequence ATGAGGTTTGCTTGGAGGTTTAGTGGTGTAGCTGCAGCTGTTCTAGCTTGGATTGTGATATTTCTGTCTATTAGTAGGAATTCGTGGTTCGATTTTTTCAGACATGCTCTAAGCGACTTGGGAGGATCAAGGGCCTCTGACCCATGGGTGTACAATGTTGGTCTAGTGATAACCGGCATTCTTGCCTCTATTTACGCGCTATACTTGGCTTCAAAATCTACGGGTAAGATTGCAGTTTATGCATCTGCCTTCATTTTCATAGCTGGAATCTTTCTTGCCCTCATAGGCGTATTCCCAAGTGGAACGCGGCCACACACTTTCGTATCAACATGGTTCTTCATTCAAATGTGGATGGCAGTAATCACATCAGCAATAAGCTTCCTAGTTGAGAAAGAGGTGAAGCTGGGAGCATTACTGCTAATGCTTTCAGCAGTAGGGTTACTAGGAGCCTTGCTCATTGATTGGCCATCGGTGGCTTTGCTAGAAGTGTTTGGAATAATCTTGATTGACATATACGTGATTACGTTGACGGTCAAGCATTAA
- a CDS encoding 3-hydroxyacyl-CoA dehydrogenase: MAERLKKAAVIGAGIMGHGIAQILAMTGIEVAMVDISDDLLKKAMERIRWSLGKFVEKRRIRQEDADATIARIKPTTSYEEAAKDIDLAVEAIPENLDLKKKIFTKLDSIAPPHAILTSNTSTLSITEIGNATKRPDKVAGLHFFNPPQMMILVEVIKGEKTSQDTINTLVELVKKLGKTPIVVKKDVRGFVVNRVLGTVFVEAFWALNRGEATKEGIDASIKYEGGFPMGWFELADFVGLDVVYETGKVMYEAYGERMKPCPEVIEPLIRAGKLGQKSGAGFYDWSKGRPRIPFSLAGEYDVERSWAVAVNEAAWLVYEDVATPADIDTGMKLGTGWPSGPCEYADRKGIDVMLNKLRELYNKYKMELYKPCPLLEQYVSKGWLGKKTGKGFYTY; the protein is encoded by the coding sequence TTGGCAGAAAGATTGAAAAAGGCGGCTGTTATTGGTGCTGGTATAATGGGTCATGGTATAGCACAAATCCTAGCGATGACCGGTATAGAAGTAGCTATGGTTGATATCAGTGACGATTTGCTCAAGAAGGCTATGGAGAGAATTAGGTGGAGCTTAGGCAAGTTTGTGGAGAAGAGGCGAATAAGGCAGGAGGATGCGGATGCAACAATTGCTAGAATAAAGCCAACAACAAGCTACGAGGAGGCAGCTAAGGACATAGACTTAGCGGTTGAAGCCATTCCAGAGAACCTTGATCTGAAGAAGAAGATCTTCACTAAGCTCGATAGTATAGCACCGCCCCATGCCATCCTAACTTCAAACACATCAACTCTAAGCATAACTGAAATAGGAAATGCCACAAAGAGACCGGATAAAGTAGCCGGTCTACACTTCTTCAACCCACCTCAAATGATGATTTTAGTTGAAGTCATTAAGGGAGAAAAGACAAGTCAAGACACAATAAACACCCTTGTAGAGCTCGTTAAAAAACTAGGAAAAACACCAATAGTTGTAAAGAAAGATGTGCGAGGATTCGTAGTTAACAGAGTCCTGGGCACAGTATTTGTTGAAGCTTTCTGGGCACTCAACCGTGGAGAGGCGACAAAAGAGGGAATAGATGCTTCAATTAAGTATGAAGGAGGCTTCCCGATGGGGTGGTTTGAACTCGCTGACTTCGTCGGTTTAGATGTTGTCTATGAAACTGGAAAAGTTATGTACGAAGCTTACGGTGAGCGCATGAAGCCATGTCCAGAAGTAATTGAGCCCCTCATAAGGGCAGGAAAGCTAGGTCAAAAGAGCGGGGCGGGATTCTACGATTGGAGCAAGGGAAGACCGAGAATACCATTTAGCCTAGCTGGCGAGTACGACGTTGAGAGGTCTTGGGCCGTTGCTGTGAATGAAGCTGCCTGGCTCGTATACGAAGATGTAGCGACCCCAGCCGACATAGACACAGGCATGAAGCTTGGAACGGGCTGGCCCTCAGGTCCATGCGAGTATGCCGACAGAAAGGGCATAGACGTAATGTTGAACAAATTAAGGGAGCTCTACAACAAGTACAAGATGGAGCTCTACAAGCCATGTCCACTTCTAGAGCAGTACGTCAGCAAAGGCTGGTTAGGGAAGAAAACTGGAAAAGGCTTCTACACTTATTAA
- a CDS encoding transcription initiation factor IIB: protein MSQEKLPVEKVNSTIKNGKPIGGRTTEHCPECGSMNIVRSYDRGELTCMNCGLVIDEKIIDQGPEWRAFTPEEKEKRGRVGPPISSTLVEGVSPTVIQWSGKDATGHKLSPQKAFEVSRWRRWQIRSRIQTSQDRNIQQAANHLERIAFRLNLPQNVKEESLKIYKAAVKAGLVRGRSIESVMAASIYAACRMLKVPRTLDEIADYTKAGRKDVARCYRLLLRYARLSIPISDPVDFVPRIVSALGLSGVLQRKALEIIQQARKAGLTAGKDPAGLAAAAIYIASLQTGERKTQKEIARAAQVTEVTVRNRYKELIRKLKIPIAS from the coding sequence ATGTCACAAGAGAAGTTACCAGTTGAGAAGGTTAACTCAACTATTAAGAATGGAAAGCCTATTGGTGGGAGGACCACTGAACATTGTCCTGAGTGTGGTAGCATGAATATTGTTAGGAGTTATGATCGTGGCGAGTTAACCTGCATGAACTGTGGCCTAGTAATAGATGAGAAGATTATTGATCAAGGACCTGAGTGGAGGGCTTTTACACCTGAAGAGAAGGAGAAGAGAGGTAGGGTTGGGCCACCAATATCCTCCACTCTAGTTGAGGGGGTCTCTCCAACAGTCATACAGTGGTCTGGGAAGGATGCAACAGGCCATAAGCTAAGCCCACAGAAGGCCTTTGAGGTGTCTAGGTGGCGACGTTGGCAGATAAGAAGTAGAATTCAAACCTCACAAGATAGGAACATACAGCAAGCAGCTAATCACCTTGAACGGATAGCATTTAGGCTCAATTTACCTCAAAACGTTAAGGAGGAGTCTCTCAAGATATATAAGGCAGCTGTTAAAGCAGGACTCGTTAGGGGGCGCTCAATAGAGTCTGTTATGGCCGCCTCTATATATGCTGCATGTAGAATGCTTAAAGTACCTAGAACTCTTGATGAAATAGCAGACTACACTAAAGCTGGTAGGAAGGATGTTGCAAGGTGCTACAGATTGCTCTTAAGATATGCAAGGCTTAGCATACCCATATCAGATCCAGTCGACTTTGTACCCAGAATAGTTAGTGCTCTCGGCCTAAGTGGCGTCTTACAAAGAAAGGCTCTTGAGATAATACAACAAGCAAGGAAAGCCGGTTTAACTGCAGGCAAAGATCCAGCCGGCTTAGCAGCGGCAGCAATATACATAGCATCCCTTCAGACAGGTGAGAGAAAGACTCAGAAGGAAATAGCTAGAGCAGCTCAAGTAACTGAGGTTACTGTTAGGAACAGGTACAAGGAACTCATTAGAAAGCTCAAAATACCGATAGCGTCCTGA
- a CDS encoding Zn-ribbon domain-containing OB-fold protein encodes MASMPAIRSREIKVAQDIPISKTLPFWEGLKQGKVMATKCKKCGKIYFPPAADCGECLSSDMEWIELSGEATIETFTHVVIRPLTFQHERPYTVAIGTLKDGVRVLAWLTGFRPSEIKVGMKAKLTATTTPDGTPIYVFTKPT; translated from the coding sequence ATGGCTTCCATGCCGGCAATAAGATCAAGAGAGATAAAAGTTGCACAAGACATACCTATAAGTAAGACTTTACCATTCTGGGAAGGACTTAAGCAAGGCAAGGTTATGGCTACGAAGTGTAAGAAGTGTGGAAAGATTTACTTTCCACCAGCTGCAGACTGCGGTGAGTGCCTATCATCAGACATGGAGTGGATCGAACTCAGCGGTGAAGCAACGATCGAAACATTTACACACGTAGTGATTAGGCCACTAACCTTTCAGCATGAAAGACCCTACACCGTAGCCATTGGTACACTGAAGGATGGTGTTCGAGTACTTGCATGGTTAACAGGGTTCAGACCCTCAGAGATTAAGGTGGGCATGAAGGCCAAGCTAACCGCGACGACTACCCCTGATGGAACTCCAATATACGTTTTCACTAAACCCACATAG
- a CDS encoding long-chain fatty acid--CoA ligase: protein MGGQVPEDRPWFKFYPPGVRKHIDYPDKPLHELLREAARKFPNRTAIIYFDRKITFKELDALTDKFATALADLGVNKGDRVALFLPNCPNFVIAYYGTLKAGGVITAISPLARERELEYQINDSESETIVTLDLLYPLVEKVCGRTKLRNVIVGSIKDYMPRFKAFLGSLLKKIPSQKVERRANVYFFKELIARYEAKPLKVEINPKEDLACLLYTGGTTGLPKGTMLTHMNLVANALMCVEWLQAKEEVGEVVLTVLPLFHSYGMTTSMNAPMAFGGTIVLLPRFDVVQVLQAIEKYKVTIFCGVPVMYAMLLSHPDVKKYDLTSIKFCISGAAPLPPEIQKKFMELTNAVLVEGYGLTETSPVTHSNPLDRTMKTVKVGSIGIPWPDTDAKIVDLETGERELPPGEVGELIVRGPQVMKGYWKRPEETAQTLRNGWLYTGDIAKMDEDGYFYIVDRKKDLIKYKGYSVFARELEDILYEHPAVKLCAVIGKPDPVAGEIPKAFVVLKEGMTATAEELMKFVNERVAPYKAIRELEIRKELPLSAVGKVLRRVLREEELKKTATKT from the coding sequence ATGGGGGGACAGGTACCTGAAGATAGGCCGTGGTTCAAGTTCTACCCTCCAGGTGTCAGGAAGCACATAGATTATCCAGATAAACCCCTCCACGAGCTCTTAAGGGAGGCAGCTCGAAAGTTCCCGAACAGAACGGCTATAATCTACTTTGATCGCAAGATAACATTTAAGGAGCTTGACGCTCTTACTGATAAGTTTGCAACAGCCTTAGCTGATCTAGGCGTAAATAAGGGAGATAGAGTTGCTCTATTCTTACCAAACTGTCCTAACTTTGTAATTGCATACTATGGAACATTGAAAGCTGGTGGCGTTATTACAGCCATTAGCCCACTTGCTAGAGAGCGTGAGCTTGAGTATCAAATTAACGATTCTGAATCTGAAACCATCGTCACATTAGATTTACTATACCCTCTAGTTGAAAAGGTATGTGGGAGAACGAAGCTTCGAAATGTAATAGTTGGAAGCATAAAGGACTACATGCCAAGATTCAAGGCATTCCTAGGCTCACTACTTAAGAAGATCCCATCACAAAAGGTTGAGCGCAGGGCCAACGTCTACTTCTTCAAAGAACTGATAGCACGCTATGAGGCTAAGCCGCTAAAAGTTGAGATTAACCCTAAGGAGGACCTAGCCTGCTTGCTGTACACGGGTGGAACTACAGGTCTTCCCAAGGGGACTATGCTAACCCACATGAACCTTGTTGCAAACGCTCTAATGTGTGTAGAGTGGCTGCAGGCTAAGGAGGAGGTTGGAGAAGTAGTCCTTACAGTACTTCCACTCTTCCACAGCTATGGCATGACAACCTCTATGAACGCTCCAATGGCTTTTGGCGGAACGATAGTTTTATTGCCACGCTTTGACGTTGTACAGGTTCTGCAAGCCATTGAAAAGTACAAGGTAACAATATTCTGTGGCGTGCCAGTCATGTACGCTATGTTGTTGTCTCATCCAGACGTTAAAAAGTACGATTTAACTTCAATAAAATTCTGCATATCCGGTGCAGCACCACTTCCACCTGAGATTCAGAAGAAGTTCATGGAGCTCACAAACGCTGTCTTAGTTGAGGGGTATGGGCTCACAGAGACTTCACCTGTGACGCATTCTAACCCCCTTGATAGAACCATGAAGACTGTAAAGGTAGGCTCCATAGGAATACCATGGCCCGATACAGATGCTAAAATAGTTGACTTAGAAACAGGTGAAAGAGAGCTCCCACCAGGTGAGGTGGGAGAGTTAATAGTTAGAGGGCCTCAAGTTATGAAGGGCTACTGGAAGAGGCCTGAGGAGACCGCCCAAACTTTAAGAAATGGCTGGCTCTACACCGGCGACATTGCAAAAATGGATGAGGACGGTTACTTCTACATAGTGGATCGCAAGAAGGACCTCATTAAGTACAAAGGCTATAGCGTCTTTGCGAGAGAGCTTGAAGACATACTATACGAGCATCCAGCTGTAAAGCTATGTGCTGTAATCGGTAAACCAGATCCAGTTGCAGGTGAAATTCCAAAGGCATTTGTAGTCCTTAAAGAAGGTATGACAGCAACAGCCGAGGAGCTCATGAAGTTCGTAAATGAGAGGGTCGCACCATACAAGGCAATTAGAGAGTTAGAGATTAGGAAGGAACTTCCATTATCCGCTGTCGGTAAGGTTCTTCGTAGAGTCCTAAGAGAGGAGGAACTGAAAAAGACAGCCACTAAAACTTAA